The following coding sequences are from one Triticum aestivum cultivar Chinese Spring chromosome 5A, IWGSC CS RefSeq v2.1, whole genome shotgun sequence window:
- the LOC123104264 gene encoding peptidyl-prolyl cis-trans isomerase FKBP15-1 translates to MAKPRLLLFLLVAATALLLVASAKKSGDVSALQIGVKYKPESCSISAHKGDRVKVHYRGTLTDGTVFDSSYERGDPIEFELGTGQVIKGWDQGILGMCIGEKRKLKIPSKLGYGDQGSPPTIPGGATLIFDTELVAVNGEPSSKSDEDDADL, encoded by the exons ATGGCGAAGCCGCGGCTTCTTCTCTTCCTGCTGGTCGCCGCCACCGCGCTCCTGCTCGTCG CCTCCGCCAAGAAGTCCGGCGACGTCTCGGCGCTCCAGATCGGCGTCAAG TACAAGCCAGAATCGTGCAGCATCTCGGCTCACAAAGGTGACAGAGTTAAAGTTCACTACCGT GGAACACTTACCGATGGAACAGTTTTTGATTCTAGCTATGAAAGGGGTGACCCGATTGAATTTGAATTGGGCACTGGTCAAGTGATCAAAG GATGGGACCAGGGAATTTTGGGCATGTGCATTGGTGagaagaggaagctgaagatccCTTCAAAGCTCGGCTATGGGGATCAGGGATCGCCACCTACCATTCCAG GCGGAGCAACTCTCATATTCGACACAGAGCTTGTCGCTGTCAATGGCGAGCCATCTAGCAAATCAGACGAGGATGACGCTGATCTGTAG
- the LOC123104265 gene encoding uncharacterized protein — protein MEGDEAARRGREALSGGHLCHVCGHQYPNPNPSAKLRRSHRRNSCRKVTPAAEEEDAGPRNAGEGRLVLGAAGGPGDGEEPGNGAASGGSASPGSANGGVESAEDKENAEHASTNAARPQAITSDYIETGLIPNNSSETADEGNGTDSERPSTNGIQHKVSESFTGIGPLAVAHPTEREDCLEEYQDASSFLHQSDPEDGAAIARESDVPMEIKNIDKGSLERYDTCKYQFSRESSMADFPAGSEVENEAEYYVGNITPGLVGREDGLNLQSTDDCSAEIDSNNTDVVVDSKSDKTSGSCEFIGDLNSSSLQKCSPLMSDPESQSACSRKVDSFFKDGMEVLDCMSEVSPREEIVESYPIGSETVSNSGDEVKLIHTENTSTDHSTERSSQNLSAQGTSGIQLPVDNSCLVNSVCSVPGYQNDLAVTNVNGMLKSIAEDNCSKGILVKGSALDSSCEARPEQQEEICNRESATEVPTNYQVSTSQEHVTLLMDQVSSTKNPFNIDDTRSDDLFELASGYHLEAPNVFESEQEVDSTSQTVSNQTSVADGKHCPISDDRMVAVSSKNEYAVDAEDASVGSSADPLKNIFLHDASVNHDKKEGESHTNGIIDARSQVFPTEFGTMPVSQETNAVSTHVEEKTGTEDTKAKDEPLVENIDDSEEKKQTQDASVKEMTAVLHSDNVEEDKLAEDTGSNEVTAVQSTENIHEKDQTEDGSAKEMDREFNTADVDNRQTDETSKEEETDEVQQTDSAEEKKPAPEASAKETNAMQSRDHAEEQKQGEGTVRLEGNKQNGEIAAIGSRLNSARISVPLKVLLAEASLEGKEKKPSTKERVLSFTRRGASKDDASSAKPGAAGSDDQYWNSPANMPHDNNNVDKRSKVRKQPWMPFICCHSVH, from the exons atggagggcgacgaggcggcgaggcgcgggaggGAGGCGCTGAGCGGGGGCCACCTCTGCCACGTGTGCGGGCACCAGtaccccaaccccaaccccagcgCCAAGCTCCGCCGCTCCCACCGCAGGAATTCCTGCCGCAAGGTCACGCCggccgccgaggaggaggacgccgggcCGCGCAATGCGGGCGAGGGCCGCCTCGTGCTTG GTGCTGCGGGAGGACCAGGAGACGGGGAGGAGCCCGGCAATGGCGCGGCGAGCGGAGGCTCTGCGTCGCCCGGATCTGCGAACGGAGGCGTCGAATCGGCGGAGGACAAGGAGAACGCAG AACATGCTTCTACTAATGCTGCTAGACCTCAAGCCATCACCAGTGACTACATTGAAACCGGCCTGATTCCCAATAATTCTTCTGAAACTGCAGATGAAGGCAATGGAACTGATTCAGAAAGGCCTAGCACCAATGGAATTCAACATAAAGTGTCTGAAAGTTTCACTGGAATTGGACCGCTTGCAGTTGCACACCCAACTGAACGAGAAGATTGTCTTGAGGAGTACCAGGATGCATCTTCTTTTCTTCATCAATCAGATCCGGAAGATGGTGCAGCAATAGCACGTGAGTCAGATGTTCCTATGGAAATCAAGAATATAGATAAAGGCTCTCTTGAAAGATATGACACATGCAAATATCAGTTTTCAAGAGAATCAAGCATGGCTGATTTTCCTGCTGGATCTGAAGTTGAAAACGAAGCTGAATATTATGTAGGGAATATAACTCCTGGATTGGTTGGGCGTGAAGATGGCTTAAACCTCCAGAGTACAGATGACTGCTCAGCAGAAATTGACAGCAACAATACAGATGTTGTGGTTGACAGCAAATCTGATAAAACATCTGGCAGTTGTGAGTTTATTGGTGATTTGAATTCCTCATCTCTTCAGAAGTGCTCTCCACTTATGTCCGACCCAGAATCCCAATCTGCATGTTCCAGGAAGGTGGACAGCTTCTTTAAAGATGGTATGGAAGTTCTGGATTGCATGTCTGAAGTATCGCCAAGAGAAGAAATTGTAGAATCATATCCTATTGGATCTGAAACAGTATCTAATTCTGGAGACGAGGTGAAGCTAATTCATACTGAAAATACATCGACTGATCACTCCACAGAGCGCTCTTCACAGAACTTGTCTGCTCAAGGTACTTCAGGTATTCAGCTGCCAGTTGATAACTCTTGCTTGGTAAATTCAGTATGCTCTGTACCTGGTTATCAGAATGATCTGGCTGTTACTAATGTGAATGGCATGCTCAAGTCCATTGCTGAAGACAACTGCAGTAAAGGCATTTTAGTTAAGGGCAGTGCGTTGGATTCTTCCTGTGAGGCGAGGCCTGAACAACAAGAGGAAATCTGCAACAGAGAGAGTGCCACTGAGGTTCCAACAAATTATCAAGTGTCTACAAGTCAGGAGCATGTCACATTACTAATGGATCAAGTGTCTTCTACCAAGAATCCATTCAATATAGATGACACCAGGAGTGATGACTTATTTGAGCTTGCTTCTGGTTACCATTTGGAGGCACCAAATGTTTTTGAATCAGAGCAGGAAGTTGACTCTACATCTCAGACAGTTTCCAACCAAACCAGCGTTGCTGATGGGAAACACTGTCCGATCTCAG ATGATCGCATGGTAGCTGTGTCAAGTAAAAATGAATATGCAGTTGATGCAGAAGATGCGTCGGTCGGTAGCAGTGCAGATCCTCTGAAGAACATTTTCTTGCATGATGCCTCGGTGAACCATGACAAGAAGGAAGGTGAATCGCATACAAATGGCATCATCGATGCACGATCTCAAGTATTTCCGACAGAATTTGGCACAATGCCTGTCTCTCAGGAGACCAATGCAGTCAGCACACATGTTGAAGAAAAGACTGGCACGGAAGAcaccaaagcaaaagatgagccTCTGGTAGAGAATATAGATGACTCAGAAGAAAAGAAACAGACTCAAGATGCTAGCGTGAAGGAGATGACTGCAGTACTGCACTCAGATAATGTCGAAGAGGATAAACTGGCTGAGGATACTGGTTCAAATGAAGTGACTGCAGTACAAAGCACAGAAAATATTCATGAAAAAGATCAGACTGAAGACGGTAGTGCAAAGGAGATGGACAGGGAATTTAATACAGCTGATGTTGATAACAGGCAGACCGATGAGACGAGCAAAGAAGAGGAGACAGATGAGGTGCAACAGACAGATAGTGCCGAAGAAAAGAAGCCGGCTCCAGAAGCTAGTGCAAAGGAGACGAACGCCATGCAAAGCAGGGATCATGCTGAAGAGCAGAAGCAGGGTGAAGGAACAGTCAGACTGGAGGGAAACAAGCAGAATGGAGAGATCGCCGCTATCGGCTCGAGGCTGAATTCAGCAAGGATCAGCGTCCCCTTGAAGGTCCTCCTTGCTGAGGCGAGCCTGGAGGGCAAAGAGAAGAAACCCAGCACCAAGGAGCGGGTCCTGTCATTCACACGGCGAGGAGCGTCGAAGGACGACGCCTCATCGGCGAAGCCAGGGGCAGCCGGTTCGGACGACCAGTACTGGAATTCCCCCGCGAATATGCCCCACGACAACAACAACGTCGACAAGAGGTCCAAAGTGAGGAAGCAGCCGTGGATGCCCTTCATCTGCTGCCACTCCGTGCACTGA
- the LOC123104266 gene encoding probable glucan endo-1,3-beta-glucosidase A6 yields the protein MAASMAASPLRPLLLLLLAALACHAADASWSGSPFRHGRDRGLGVNYGRVADDIPAPRRSVQLLRAAGAGSVKIYDANPAVLRALAGTGMAVSIMVPNQLIPDLAASYAAADRWVADNLLPYLPRTRVKYLLVGNEVLSDGSIAASTWTRIVPAMENLHRSLRARRVSRVKLGTTLAMDALVTGAFPRPPSAAAFRPDIAESVLRPLLRFLEGTNSYYFVDAYTYFVWASSNGTVPLDYALLQPAARARYVDPGTGLTYTNLLDEMLDAVGAAMSKLGHGGVRIAVAETGWPNGGDYDQVGANVRNAAVYNRNLAARMARNPGTPARPGARMPVFVFSLYNENLKPGPGTERHWGLYYANGTAVYPVDLTGRRPLWAYPPLPAAGNDTPYKGPIWCVLAGHAGRKLNETAVGDALTYACGQGNGTCDAIQPGGECFQPNTGAAHASYAFNSYWQQFRKTGATCYFNNLAEQTIKDPSHGSCKFSSSQG from the exons ATGGCGGCGTCCATGGCGGCCTCCCCCCTCCGGccgctcctccttctcctcctcgccgccctcgccTGCCACG CGGCGGACGCGAGCTGGAGCGGGAGCCCCTTCCGCCACGGGCGCGACCGCGGCCTCGGCGTCAACTACGGCAGGGTGGCGGACGACATCCCGGCGCCGCGGCGGTCCGTGCAGCTGCTGCGCGCGGCGGGCGCGGGCTCCGTCAAGATCTACGACGCCAACCCGGCGGTGCTCCGCGCGCTGGCCGGCACGGGCATGGCGGTCTCCATCATGGTGCCCAACCAGCTCATCCCGGACCTGGCCGCCTCCTACGCCGCGGCCGACCGCTGGGTCGCCGACAACCTGCTCCCCTACCTCCCGCGGACGCGGGTCAAGTACCTGCTCGTCGGCAACGAGGTGCTCTCCGACGGCTCCATCGCGGCCTCCACCTGGACCCGCATCGTGCCGGCCATGGAGAACCTCCACCGCAGCCTCCGCGCGCGCCGCGTCAGCCGCGTCAAGCTCGGCACCACGCTCGCCATGGACGCGCTCGTCACGGGCGCCTTCCCGCGCCCGCCCTCCGCCGCGGCGTTCCGCCCCGACATCGCCGAGTCCGTCCTCCGCCCGCTGCTCCGCTTCCTGGAGGGCACCAACTCCTACTACTTCGTCGACGCCTACACCTACTTCGTCTGGGCCAGCAGCAACGGCACCGTCCCGCTCGACTACGCGCTCCTCCAGCCCGCCGCGCGCGCCCGCTACGTCGACCCCGGCACGGGGCTCACCTACAccaacctgctcgacgaaatgctcgACGCCGTGGGCGCCGCCATGTCCAAGCTCGGCCACGGGGGCGTCAGGATCGCCGTCGCGGAGACCGGCTGGCCCAACGGCGGCGACTACGACCAGGTCGGCGCCAACGTGCGCAACGCCGCCGTCTACAACAGGAACCTGGCGGCGCGGATGGCCAGGAACCCCGGCACGCCGGCGCGGCCGGGCGCCAGGATGCCGGTGTTCGTCTTCTCCCTCTACAACGAGAACCTCAAGCCCGGGCCGGGCACCGAGCGCCACTGGGGCCTCTACTACGCCAACGGCACGGCCGTGTACCCGGTCGACCTCACCGGGCGGCGGCCGCTGTGGGCGTACCCgccgctgccggcggcggggaacgaCACGCCGTACAAGGGCCCGATATGGTGCGTGCTGGCCGGCCACGCCGGCAGGAAGCTGAACGAGACGGCGGTGGGGGACGCGCTGACGTACGCGTGCGGGCAGGGGAACGGGACCTGCGACGCCATCCAGCCCGGCGGCGAGTGCTTCCAGCCCAACACCGGCGCGGCGCACGCCAGCTACGCCTTCAACTCCTACTGGCAGCAGTTCAGGAAGACCGGGGCTACGTGCTACTTCAACAACCTCGCAGAGCAGACCATCAAGGACCCAA GCCACGGATCCTGCAAGTTCAGCAGTTCACAGGGCTGA